CTGTCCTCagtctcagagatcctcctaccttagcctcctgagAGCATGAATTAAAGGAATCCACCATCAGCAAGAagtggacttaaaaaaaaattaaataacacagACGTCAATTATAAAGCataatgaggggctggggatttagctcagtggtagagcgcttatctaggaagcgcaaggccctgggttcggtccccagctccggaaaaaaaaagaaccaaaaaaaaaaataaataaataaataaagcataatgagaaaaaaatacccCAGCTTCTACCCCCACTCACCTCTGAAGTTATAAGGTGGGATTACAAAAGAGTCTAGGAGGCCCATAAATCCAGCCCTTGTGACATAGATGACTCGTCATGACTGGCCAGGCCTCTCCTGACAAGCTTGTGCCCCACAACTGCTGCCTAGGAACActgcgccccacccccacccccaaccacccTCACAACCTGGGCTAAAACTCAGAGAAGATGGGGCAGGAGATTTGTGTCAGCCCGCTCCTCTGATGTTCACACTCCTGGTCTGCTAACTGGCTGTGTTCTAACCAGGCCAGGATTTCCTGACATCTTTTCCCTAAGGTGATCTCCCTGTGAGGAAAACATGGGCTTTCAAGGAGTTTTCGGCAGCCACTCGGTCCACCTAGACCTCACCCCTGGCCTTGTACTGTTCAGCCTCTTGAATCATCCTCTCCATCCGGTCAGTGCTGAGCTGGCCTTTGTCATTGGTGATGGTATTCTTGTTATCTGCCTCCAGTCAGTTTCAAGCTCTGACACTGGCATCTATCAAAATTACCACCCCATCCGGGGGACTGCATGTGGGGCAGCAGAGAATGTCACTGAGATTAAAGCTGCCCAGTAGGTTGTTGTCCTGTCACAGCAGCCCTCTCATGCTCACACACTTGGAACCCAGGCTGGTTGTCTGAGTATGTAGGAAAAGCTTGGGTCTGTTTGATAGGGATGGTGACATTCCAACGGATCCATGTGGCCATCACCATCTCCAGCCACGACAGGAGGAGACCCTGCACCTCCCTTACTTGTCTTCTATCAACACAGCCACCTACACAGTCAGGGTCCATGTTCTTGTTCAGCTCCTTGCCGCTGAAGAAGTCTTAGAGATGCTTCTGGACcttacagatacagaaagaaccaTCCACCAGGATAACCTCATGGATTTGAGCCTTGGCCAGTTTGACAGCACTAAGGGCCTTCTCCACAGACTCCAAAGGGCTGCAGAAAAGGTCTGAGCACAGTTTCTCAAAGTGGGCACTAATAATGGGTGTGTAGACGCCCACACCTTGGAAAAAAGAGTCAACCGCCAACGTAGATCCTGAGGACAGCATGCGTTTGGCTCGCTTTCAGACAGTGCATAATCTGGTGAAGTGTCATCTTGTTTCCGTTCCATCTTTCCAACGCTTACGAAATTCTCATAAAATTGTTCCAGCATCTGGTTGGATAAGCCCCTCCACCTAGATGAGTGTCTCCAGATGTGGCCTTCACCTCGATGACGCCAGCGAGAATAGTTAGGACTGACAGACATTGAAAGTGCCTCTACTcagatcaaaaaacaaaagaacaaacaaacaaacaaatctgaacGCGTTGCTCTCTCCAGCACACCGTTAATCCAGCTCATAGGCGATGGTGGCTGTAGTAGTCTCTTTAATGATCCTAAGCACGTTGAGTTTCGTGGCTCCTCACCCTGTCCTTGGTCGCCTGGCACTGCAAGTCGCTGAAGTAGGCAGGCACCACTACCTCTCCTGCCGTACAACACTTGCGCTTTGGACTTACCGCCATTGCTCACCACCCGGAAGAACCAGTGTTCCTTCTCTGGCTGCACAGTCGCTTCCGTGAACTTGCAGCTTATCAGCCTTTTGGCGTCGAACACCGCGTGGAGCGCGTTCAGGACGTCGGTGAGGCCATGTAACTGTCATGGTGCATTTGCCCCGGTCATTGGCAAGGGTCTCCACCCGGCCTTGCATGCCCAGGTATGAGGACTTGGTGCCCAGATCCAGGCGGAAAGCCACTTCCCTAGGGGCAGACGTGGCTTTGGCTTCTCGCTCCCACGTTGAAAGAGGATTCGGAGCTCGAGGTGGCGGGAGCTGGAGCTGCTCAGCCCTGCTGTCCTGGTTCGGGACcatagggattttttttattcgATCGTGAGGGCCCGCTTCCATCTGCCCTTGCCCACGAGAACATTCCGAGCTTTCCTCGCCCAACCGAACCCTCTAACTCTGCGCTGACTCTGGCAGAAGATTCGGACCCAGCGACCCAGAGAGGCAGAGTGCAGAGTGGCTGCGTCTGTCCCCCACTTAAACTAAGAGCTGCTGCAGAGAGTCACACAGAAAGTGCCAGCTCCTCCTGGATGATTGTAGAGGGGCAGAGTGGCGACAGACTCAAGTCAAGGTCTCAACACCGGGGACAAGTTCTTCCAGTTACTGTTCGGAGGGCAGTCCTGCGCACGCGCAACCCGAGGCCATGCACAGCTACCGCAGGAAGCCTGGCGCGTACTGTCAAGCAAACCATAGTTTCTAAGCTACAAGTGGAaatagttggggagggggacttGTTTTGAAAGAATGAGTCTTTGAAACACGAGGATCGGCTTTTCGAAACTGATGCAAAGAGAAGTTACATATGGAGTATAACCAGTAACATAGATAAACTGAAATAAGACTGTTGCAACCCTACCTTCCGCCAGGCAttggtggttcagtggtagaattctCGCCTGCCACGCGGGAGGCCCGGGTTCGATTCCCGGCCAATGCACGCTGTACCTTTTTTCAAATTGTGTGTCCtgtatatcttttttatttttttggtttttggtttttgatttttgggtttttttgttctttttctttctccagcctTCCTCTGAAACTCATGGTTCTTtcgattttatttttactcttttaccGGCTAACCGCTAAGAACGTCAAACAATGGTGTGTAGAATTCGGGAACAATCTAGCGGACCAATCGGTAAGAAAGCGCGGCACATGAAAGATCCCGCATTTCACGCCTGTTTTTTGAGACTAATCCTATAAAGTTCCTCTCCCAAAGAAGCATCGTCCCCAGAACGTTTTGGAAAGACTTcgtggagttttttgtttgtttgtttgtttgtttttctttttgtttttgtttttttttggttttttgtttgtttgtttgtttgtttttcctgtaacCCTGTTTTTTCTTGGGTGCAAATGACCCCGTGATTCAGATATAGTATTATCTGAATTAATTACTGTAGCACCAGCCCATTATAGGTCCCAAAGCAGTAGTTCTCGACCTtccaatgctgcgaccctttaatagagttcctcaggTTCCAGAGACCCCCaaatccataaaattatttcttttcattctataactgtaattttgctaccgtttaTGGAATCGAAGTTTAAatctctgatatgcaggatatctgatatgcgacccctatgtgaaagggtcctttgaccccccaaaggggtcatgaccgtTAATCCTTAAGGCTGAGGTGGCTTCATAAAGCAGTGAGATACATTACTTCCCATTATCTGAGGTTTTGAAAATTGAGTCTTTTATCCATGCTCCATTTTCTTAATATAGAACATCCCATTTGACTTCCCTGATGTTGAACTTATATCAAAAtccaaaagattatttttttaaaactccccAATCCTCTTGGGATACAGgccagctctctctgtctctgtctctctatctctgtctctgtctctctatctctgtctctgtctctctatctctgtctctgtctctctcatctctgtctctgtctctgtctctctgtctcccctcatcccctcctccctgtctaAATTTGTGTCCACATTAAAACAGTCTAGGGTATACAAATTTTCTCAGCCAGTTGAATTAAAGCAATAAAATTAGGGGCTTGATCAAGCAGTTTTCAGCAGGTAAAAGGCACAAACTGAAGCCCAGCAGGTGCCAGTCAAATGCACACAGGCAGTATCCCCAGTTAGGAAAGGAATTTACTGAGGTGAGGACACGGACGACTTCAGAGAACATAGAGAGAGATCCTCTAAAGcacaggtgtgtgtctgtgtgtgtgtgtgtgtgtgtgtgtgtgtgtgtgtgtgtgtgtgtatgttgggttATGTAGAGGATATATGGGGGTGTTattgtgtgttgtggtgtggtgtgaaaagtgtgtttgtatgtgtatatggtgtgggatgtgggtgtgtgtggtgtgtgtgtgtctgtgtgtgtgtgtgtagtgggatATGTGGgatgttatggtgtgtgtgtgtgtgtgtgtgtgtgtatatcaggTATGTGCaatatgtttgtgtggtgtggtgtgtgtgtgtgtgtgtgtgtcaggtatgtgggatatatgtttgtttgttatgtgtgtgtgtgtgtgtgtatgtcaattatgtgtaatatatgtttgtatggtatggtgtgtgtgtgtgtgtatgtcaggtATGTGGGATATATGTTTGTttggtatgttgtgtgtgtgtgtgtgtgtgtgtgtgtgtgtgtggtgtgtatgtgtgtgttagggagtggggggaggatgtTACAGAAGTCAGAAAGTCCAGTCTTTTCTCAAGTCTTGGGGCAGGGGCTTTAAGCCCTGGAAGAGTTTTTCCTTCCTGCTTTAGGGTTGGTCAGCTTGAAGAAATGGAGATGGTTGATTGACTCAGAACTATCAGGACTGTGTGATGTGTCTAAATAGGCCTTGGACTTGCTGAGCCAGTCCATCAGCAGGAGGCTGCTAGAGAGAAACAAAAGGGCCTAcattgggtttgtttggttggttttggttggtttggttgtttgtttttagtatagaatagagtatATTCAGGGCACGGAGGGAgcggggacagggagagagggtagGAGAGGAGAGCAAGAAGGCAGAGTCAAAAGCCATTGTTTTAAGCGGCCAGGCTTTTTGTCTCAAGAcaggagggtgaggcagaagCTGNNNNNNNNNNNNNNNNNNNNNNNNNNNNNNNNNNNNNNNNNNNNNNNNNNNNNNNNNNNNNNNNNNNNNNNNNNNNNNNNNNNNNNNNNNNNNNNNNNNNcgattttatttttattcttttaccgGCTAACCTCTAAGAACGTCAAACAATGGTGTGTAGAATTCGGCAACAATCTGGGGGACCAACCCGTAAGAAAGCACGGCATATGAAAGATTCGGCTTTTCACGCCCGTTTTTTGAGACTAATCCTATAAAGTTCCTCTCCCAAAGAAGCATCGTCCCCAGAACGTTTTGGAAAGACTTCctggagggtttttttgtttctttgtttttgtttttgttttttcgtttttcCTGTAACCCTGTTTTTTCTTGGGTGCAAATGACCCCGTGATTCAGATATAGTATTATCTGAATTAATTACTGTAGCACCAGCCCATTATAGGTCCCatagcagtagttctcaaccttccaatgctgcgaccctttaataatAGAGTTCCTCAGGTTCCagagacccccaaccataaaaatttttttttgctacttcataactgtacttttgctaccgTTTATGAATCGTAGTTTAAatctctgatatgcaggatatctgatatgcgacccctgtgaaagggtcctttgacccccacaaaggggtcatgaccgTTGTCCTTAAGGCTGAGGTGGCTTCATAAAGCAGTGAGACTGCATTACTTCCCACTGTCTGAGGTTTTGAAAATTGAATCTTTTTATCATGCTCCATTTTCTTTAGTATAGAACATCCCATTTTGACTTCCTGATGTTGAACTTATATCAAAAtccaaaagattatttttttaaaactccccAATCCTCTTGGGATACAGgccagctctctctgtctctatctctctctgtctctatctctctctgtctctgtctctctctctgtctctgtctctctgtctccccccacatccccacacccctcctcccTAGGGTATGCAAATTTGGGTGTCCCCAATTAAAACAGTCTAGGGGGCTTGATCAAGCAGTTTTCTCaaccagttaaagaattaaaaggcaataAAATTCTGAAGCTCAGCAGGTGACAGTGGAGAAACCTCAAGTACCACAGGCAGGATCCCCAGTTAGGAAAGGAATTTACTGGAGGTGAGGACACGGACGTACTTCAGagaacatagagagagagagcctctgcaaagcacaggtgtgtgtgtgtgtgtgtgtgtgtgtgtgtgtgtgtgtgtgtgtgtgtgtgttgggtgtgtgtgggggtgtgtgtgtgtgtgtgtgttgtcaggtATGTggtattgttgtgtgtgtgtgtgtgtgtgtgtgtgtgtgtgttagggagtggggggaggatgtTACAGAAGTCAGAAAGTCCAGTCTTTTCTCAAGTCTTGGGGCAGGGGCTTTAAGCCCCTGAAGAGTTTTTCCTTCCCTGCATAGGGTTGGTCAGCTTGAAGAAATGGAGATGGTTGACTGACTCAGAACTGTCAGGACTGTGTGATGTGTCCTAAATAGGCCTTGGACTTGCTGAGCCAGTCCATCAGCAGGGGGCTGCTGAGAGAAACAAAGGCCTAcattgggtttgtttggttggttttggttggtttggttgtttgtttttagtatagaatagagtttattcagggcacggGAGGGGAGCGggtgacagggagagaggggagtaggagaggagagagagcaagaaggcaagagtcAAAGCCATTGTTTTAAGCAGCCAGGCTTTTGTCTCAAGAcaggagggtgaggcagaagCTGGCCATCTTCGAGAAGTTCGCCCCCTTTATTACCTAGCCAgggcctttctgtctgtctacaaGGGAGTCTAACTAACTTCTGGTCTCTCAGCATATTACCAGGGAATC
This is a stretch of genomic DNA from Rattus rattus isolate New Zealand chromosome 10, Rrattus_CSIRO_v1, whole genome shotgun sequence. It encodes these proteins:
- the Hspa6 gene encoding LOW QUALITY PROTEIN: heat shock 70 kDa protein 6 (The sequence of the model RefSeq protein was modified relative to this genomic sequence to represent the inferred CDS: inserted 5 bases in 3 codons; deleted 5 bases in 4 codons; substituted 7 bases at 7 genomic stop codons) gives rise to the protein MEAGPHDRIKKIPMVPNQDSRAEQLQLPPPRAPNPLSTWEREAKATSAPREVAFRLDLGTKSSYLGMQGRVETLANDRGKCTMXQLHGLTDVLNALHAVFDAKRLISCKFTEATVQPEKEHWFFRVVSNGGKPKRKCCTAGEVVVPAYFSDLQCQATKDRVGATKLNVLRIIKETTTATIAYELDXRCAGESNAFRFVCLFVLLFFDLSRGTFNVSVLTILAGVIEVKATSGDTHLGGGAYPTRCWNNFMXEFRKRWKDGTETRXHFTRLCTVXKRAKRMLSSGSTLAVDSFFQGVGVYTPIISAHFEKLCSDLFCSPLESVEKALSAVKLAKAQIHEVILVDGSFCICKVQKHLXDFFSGKELNKNMDPDCVGGCVDRRQVREVQGLLLSWLEMVMATWIRWNVTIPIKQTQAFPTYSDNQPGFQVCEHERAAVQDNNLLGSFNLSDILCCPTCSPPDGVVILIDASVRAXNXLEADNKNTITNDKGQLSTDRMERMIQEAEQYKARGEVXVDRVAAENSLKAHVFLTGRSXLGKRCQEILAWLEHSQLADQECEHQRSGLTQISCPIFSEF